From a single Eleginops maclovinus isolate JMC-PN-2008 ecotype Puerto Natales chromosome 18, JC_Emac_rtc_rv5, whole genome shotgun sequence genomic region:
- the rnf26 gene encoding E3 ubiquitin-protein ligase RNF26: MGLVDFIISTVGKCLEAVCLLLDLNFVLVHTVVRTVLAVITFINSLPTLLLNSVLELGNFTLFFLVSMAEATSNVAHGTVTMLGSLVLALEGLLESLKMVGYLSMHVLLRGKEQLCRGMLSVVEGCGIAVSLVVYFINTVVNFALIATQNVCSVVASVWQTVSSPLQKVLEFTLTSFTFLYSSLVGTSAFLWSPCKLVLDFLVSLVHMFISIFILNIYGLLLTITIALTTTAYLNPELTRQAAVRIVDCINSFPASRRLYVALHRLNFALQSTPRVLRVAMQRLQRLLHNLYLLERGLWQQLSQLRSLGLALRTHLTRDNRDRVRGDGNPVEERRDPPDGRAGDGAHQELLDLVLPSSSTDRPLKKQRASGKDSKPLPAENLLTLLKEQEERKKCVICQDCTKTVVLLPCRHLCLCKDCTNILLRQPIYQQNCPLCRHMILDSMDVYL, encoded by the coding sequence ATGGGTTTGGTGGACTTCATCATCTCCACGGTTGGAAAATGCCTGGAAGCCGTTTGCTTACTGCTGGACCTGAATTTTGTCCTCGTCCACACCGTGGTGCGGACCGTGCTGGCGGTGATCACCTTTATAAACAGCCTGCCCACCCTGCTCCTCAACTCGGTGCTGGAGCTGGGGAACTTCACCCTGTTCTTCTTGGTGTCCATGGCAGAGGCCACGTCCAACGTAGCCCACGGCACTGTCACCATGCTGGGGAGCCTGGTGCTGGCTCTAGAGGGGCTGCTGGAGAGCTTGAAGATGGTGGGCTACCTGTCCATGCACGTCCTGCTTCGTGGGAAGGAGCAGCTGTGTCGAGGTATGCTGTCTGTGGTGGAGGGCTGTGGCATCGCTGTCAGCCTGGTGGTCTACTTCATCAACACTGTGGTCAACTTTGCACTCATCGCCACCCAGAACGTGTGCTCAGTGGTGGCCAGTGTGTGGCAAACGGTCTCCAGCCCTCTGCAGAAGGTGCTGGAGTTCACGCTGACCTCCTTCACCTTCCTCTACAGCAGCCTGGTTGGGACTTCGGCTTTCCTTTGGTCACCCTGTAAACTGGTGTTGGACTTTCTGGTGTCATTGGTGCATATGTTTATCAGCATCTTCATATTGAACATTTATGGTCTCCTGCTCACTATTACTATTGCTCTAACTACCACCGCCTACCTGAATCCAGAGCTGACCAGACAGGCTGCAGTGCGAATAGTGGATTGCATCAACTCATTTCCTGCTTCACGCAGACTCTATGTGGCTCTCCATCGCCTCAATTTTGCCTTACAGAGCACCCCACGTGTTTTACGTGTTGCCATGCAGCGTCTGCAGAGATTGCTCCATAACCTCTATCTGCTGGAGAGAGGACTTTGGCAGCAGCTTTCTCAACTTAGAAGCCTAGGTTTGGCTCTGAGGACACATCTCACCAGGGACAACCGCGACAGAGTGCGCGGCGACGGCAACCCTGTAGAGGAGAGGCGGGACCCTCCAGATGGAAGAGCAGGAGATGGAGCCCACCAGGAGCTGCTGGATTTAGTTTTGCCCTCATCCAGCACAGACAGACCACTTAAGAAGCAAAGGGCTTCAGGCAAAGACAGTAAACCTCTACCTGCTGAGAATCTGCTGACTCTGCtgaaggagcaggaggaaaggaagaagtGCGTGATCTGTCAGGACTGCACCAAGACGGTGGTGCTGCTGCCATGCAGGCACCTCTGCTTGTGTAAAGACTGTACGAACATCCTGTTGAGGCAGCCCATATACCAACAGAACTGCCCGCTCTGCCGGCACATGATCCTCGACAGCATGGACGTGTATCTATGA